taTTCTAGGGTTTatcatttaacttttttaagacataaatatatatctaccaCGCTCAGACGACCAAATTCAAGGGTTAAACAAGTCGTTTTCTTGTTTTATACTTGTTTAATCGCAGAGCTCTAGTCCAAACCACTTCCTACTCCTAGTGTCATGAAAGAGGTTCGAATAACAAACCAAGAGCAAGTGACTTACTTGGTGGATAATGTCCGAACTAGTGCAGGCAAATTAGGTATGTTAAGACCTATTTAACGGGGGAACATGATGCAaatttatactatttaaaatatgatcatttTTAGTATTCTAGGGTTCATCattcaactttttttaatacataGAACATCTAATTGTCACGCTCAAACCACCAAAGCCAAGGGTTAAACAAGTcgttttaatgttttatactTGTTTAATCGCACGCTTCTTTTTTAAGACCCGATTTGTCGGCTCTAGTCCAGACCATTTCTTACTGCTAGTACCATAAAAGAGGTTCGAACTATTAACGAAGAGTGAATTACCGACCAGGAGCATGACAGAGAAAGACCATAGTAACGTTTACTTTATATTGACTAATTCACCTTCGACAAAGTAAGAATTATGGCAAGTACATGGAACGCGTCGAAGCCGGAATCCTTTTACATTTATCCTCAAAAGATATGCATATAAGTTGACATGCTAACTTTCAGGCTACTAATGATTCGTAAATGCAAATAAAAGGATGCCACACTTTGGATGATCACCTAAAAAAGATAGAAGATGGGAAGCTTCACATATTAGATAGAAGTGCttagaaatgaaaaagaaaagcaTATCTTTGGTCTTTAGTTCTCAAAGTAAATTTAttaaagctttaaaaaaaaccttgttTTGAATTCTAGAGACCAAGGGATCCTAAAGCTTTTCTTACATGCTTATTGAAGTGGAAATAGATATATACTTCCCTAAGATGGTAAACCTTGTGGTGTTTcataaaaaaacatcatttgcATCATTTAAGAAAGGGTAATGATATTCGTACTACATAGTTGGATAAATTTACCACACAGTACAACTTACTTCCTTCTTGAACATACCCTACAAGTTACTAAAAGACGTGTGGTAGATTTATCACATcttgtggtacgaatatcacttccctttaaGAAAGGATAGTCATTTGAGAAGATATCACCCTAGCTATCTTGATTTGAACATGAGGCAAAATCCAGTTGAGCCAATAAACAAGGTACATGTATATAAAGGGGTACATAGGCAATACAGAAATTATTCTTGGCCCCTTCATGAAATGAACCATGGAAAGAGAGACACCACTCACCAAAACAGTTTAGAATATCGCATATCGACATCAAGAAACATAATAGTTGAACCAATAAGAATGATTTGCTTCATGTCTCGGGTTAACACGATACATAATTAGTTGGTAGTTATATACAAAAGGAGCTAAGATTGGAAAATTTTGAAAGTGGGCTAATGATTGATgcaataaaaagaaacaaacccAAGGGCTCAAAGTGATGGCATAGGCCAAAATATTATAGAAATGGAAACCCGAAACGAAAATAACCATCAAACAGTTGGAAACCATTCGTCCGATTACCTTGTGACAACCCCATTTTAGTTAGTAACCCAAGCATACCTTTTCCTCGAAAAGAATACTCACATGTTGGTAATATGAATGACTTTCTCTTTTCGATGGAACGAGAATATATATAAGCAACATCCCTCACGATTAAAGCATGACAGCAATAAGAAGATGCATAACAAAATTGAATGCACAAAACAATTACCCTCTCATCCACGTAACAATACCAATTCCATTAGTTTCTTGCGGTTTGAGGAAACAATGTTTCCACCAAACCCGAATTATGTGTATTTCAATCTTTAAACCATCCTTCAAGGGGTTTGATTTCTTAAATAAAACCGACTTCATATAATTTATTCAATTTCCTAGCCACCATAGCCGAATTATGTGAATTTCATTCAATAATCAATCTTTAAATCATCTCTTAAGGGGGTTAATTTCACGAATAAAATCAAGTTCAAAGAATGTGATCAATCTCTTAGCCACTATGTCCCcatttttctaacaaaatcGCGTACGATTTCATAAGTAATTCGTTTACATAATTACATCTCTAAGTTACACATTAGTTGGATGCCTATCCTCTATAAATATTTCAATCTTAAATTTCTAACATAATTAGTACACCTGATAACTATTACACAGATCCCAATTTAATAATCATCTCACATAACCAGACATCTAatcatatgtgtgtgtgtatatatatgtataatatacgagtaataaatagaatcatataaaataaatatatatttaaatgatatataataaaataatgatacgAAAGAAATGTAAGAGGGAGCTAACCCTACGACGAAGCTGTTGCTGAGGGATGCCGGAGATGATCCCAACCTCGCCGGGATTCACTTCCACCAAAGCACCATCAGTTGTGCCGCTGCTAAATGATTTCTTTCCGATCAATGATCCATGATCCCGCCGGAAAATACCAGCGGCGATATGTCGTCGGAGAATTCTCGACATGACAAGCCagatgttttctttttattagttTAGTTGTGActgttacaacttacaaaacGTGAAAAAGCGGCTTTTTATGGAAACGGAACTTTCTAGTTTAGTGTTCTAGTTTATAATGtaataatgtaatgtaataaaaattaatctattatattaataaaacaaaattatttttaaaagttatttttagaaaaagaatgaaatgaCAAGCACTCATCATTTGCTTAgcacaatttttaaaaagatgacattatattttttgtatttttattttcttattactattttttttaccataaaTTCTATGTTTACTTTCTTTAGCTATCCCAAAATCTCATCTATTTTTCTATCctcatataaataatttttaaaatatatatacaatgataaatGAATAACCAtcaacattaattattatttttttgttaaaattttaaagttttcaagtttttttttctaatattgatccgattttttttccaataaattAACGGTAAATGTCCGGGTTATAACCGATTTTACTTCAAaaacccgggttgaacccgggtttgattagctagtaatataaagttaataataaatttgtttgTTGCGAGAACGAGACTATGTGGctgttatatatttaaatttgggtataaaattatttatatcttaatattttaattcataaaaaaacatGAGACTCAATCATTttttgtattatgtatataatcttagatttttttttaaaaggtgaatttcgcttgaatcTTAGTGTCGctattcgacagcgagaggtctagcatacgttgtctaaACCGGGTCCGCACTAAagagctcactcgaagtagaaatgtctatttcaaatacctaaTGGGGGGAAACTCTCTATTAATCCGCCTGAAAGCAGacgattaataagggtaaactCTGCCCTCCAAACTTGAACTTGGATATACCCAAGTCAAGTCCTCATATAAGAACTacatatatctcaaagttggctGAATGAGGATTCGAACTTGAGACTTAGAAGTCACCAGAGAAATTCCTAACCACTATAACAACTTATCATTGATATATAGTCTTAGATATCTGACCGTCATGGATTCACTTTTCTCTCGTCATAATtagtgtattataaaaataactaatcacaTGTCTACGTGATGTGGGAAAGTGATGatgtggcggtggcggtggcgacGGTGGGGGTAGTAGTGTGATTATTAACGTAGAAGAAGGTAATGTAGTTTTTGATCGTTGAATAATGTATGtcgtaattaatttaataatgagTATTAGATagtacgagagtaagtacccgcgcgttatggcggtgagatggttggggtgatagctaggtcatagagtgtgatatgtcacaaagtgtgataagtcataggagtTGACATATCATAGAGTATGATACTCAAATTTCTTAGCCGTACGAGCTCCGTCaatggatttaaaaattcatcgaaagtatatcgaatgacatctctaatgaaagagcatgaaattttaagaacacccataaaacttttatgatttatcgatgtacggttttcgagataaaagattttgaatgaattggaggaataaatgatttatgaaagaaagagaaaaaaaataattggttgaaatttgatgagagaaaagggtattatagttattttagataaatatagaatagataggatgAACATTTTAgggaaatacttaaaatcaatattgaaaatatatatatatataatgacgaTATATAAATTCTTTAACAATATACCAGATTGTTTCTTGTGTAATATGTGGTTTAGTTTTCGTTATAACTTGTAATATAACCAAGAGTTATAGAGAAGATatattgaaatttgatgatattattatattaaaagttgGTTTGTATCAAAAACTATTagtaagatatatattttgattataactttgtaaaaatgatagtataaagttaaatacttaaatataacaaactatattttcttattaaaaaattattagtaGGATATGTTGTATAGGATTTTTTTGACAATCAAaattagggatgtgcacgggtcgAAAACCGGCCCGAGCTGCGACCCGCGAGAGCATGAaaacgtgacccgtgacccggcccgtgaaggttcggttcggttcagttcgggtcgggtcacgggtgGGTCGCGGGTTTCCTTCAcgatttttcggtttttgccttcacccgacCCGGCCCGGGCCGACCCGTTGAATCCGTGACCCGCGAAAGCACCAAAAACGtaacccgtgacccgacccgttaGGGTTTTGGACGGGTCGGTTCGGGCCGGTTTCGGGTCGGGCGCGAGTCATCGggtcttttgctcatccctaatcAAAATTAATCACTTATAACAACcaattttatcaataaatataacaaactttattctcatatttgaaaaaaaaaattaaaatcttacatCGAATACACTTTAAGTTTATAACTATATACCAAGATATCATAATAATTACTGGTATAACTCGAATCCCGCGTTGCGAGACCTTAGTTTTCGTTTTGAAATGGCTGTTTTGTTTTTGAGTAATTGTGTTGAACCTTTAACCGCCTAATTAACAATCATTGTGTCATAGATAAGTTTGtttcatatgcatatatatttatttaatggcAAAACCACATTAGTTTCCGTCTGAGTGTCATGCAGTGTcaattattatgattatatttTGTTACCTATGATGTGTCgctatatatatgttagctTAACACTTTTaccatatgaaatatatatttatttaaagcaaTAAAAGTTTACAGTAATGCATCTTTCTAATATGCACAAAGAAAAAAGTCGaatgaaagttttcaatatattagttaaaaccACAAAGAAGAAAGTATGCAAAAACCAAATAATGTACATAACGTTACGGGATATGACCgtaaaaaagttgcaatatagtatttgaaaacccaaacaaaaaataaatgtgaaaaaaaccaataagtaacccATAATAGAAAGGCCAAATGGGATGCGATgtgacaaaatccgaataatGATAATGGTACGGGATATAAGCATAAAATAGTTGCAATATATTGTTTGAAAACCAAAAGGAAAAAGAGTGTgcaaaaaaccaataaataacccgtagtaaaaaaatcaaacaagatGCGATTTGGTAAAATTTTACTGGACGTTACGTGGACGAACCGTTCATGCTTTCATTTCGCTTTATAGTATGTATAATTAGCATAAGCATGTTAGATTTTTGCTTATGTAAGgagggtaaatgggtgggaaccctcAGGTCCCATGTATCGTTTTTGGTACTCAAAGCACACACCGAATAAAACTCATACCCGGTGAGTCACCATCCTCACACAtgggatcacaagatatagtttctacACTTGCCTTTGGCAAGTTTTGAATCTGTGAGTAAGTGAATAAAGTCACGTCTAATGTGACTTGTCACCTTTATTCTCAATCACCTTGACATAATCTTGTGCCTGAGGCAAAAAACTTGATATTATCTGAATATATAAAAGTGTAAAGGTAAAAATCTTCTCGTAATCAGTATAATGTATTGTAACTACTTTACATAGCCACTAATATGATCTTGACTGAAATGAAGCTCAAGCGAACATTTTGAATCTTAAGAGCCACcaaaatcctatacaaaaaaTCGATTACTAGCTTCAACTATTTTTAAACAAAGGTCCAATTGGTCCTTTTCAacccaactatatatatataattggtcCTTTTCAacccaactatatatatatatatgggctgTTATGCATcaaacttgggtgaaaaaccactcacataccaatattttaatactttgaataaatgtttggccctctatgatttttatggtttaaaaaaaggtaagtgatgggtttttcacccaacttaagtgcCTAACAGCTTTATATTCcctttccccatatatatatatatatatacttacataaatttgtatattttattttagaaaagtgTGAATTATTTGCAAATGATAAGAGATCTAGCATAAGATATATAACGGGGTTCTCGCTATAAGGTATCTCGCACAAttgattttcaattttcaaaaaagttaaataaaataaacaccACTATCACCTACTGATATAAAGAGAAAACTCACCTAAGCtcattatagatataaatagacTAAATACATATGTCTACCCAAATATACTTAAAATTGAACTCAACCTTGTGACCTCTTATAAGGGAACGGACGTACTTCTACTAAACCATGCCcaaaatatacaaatacatatcATACATGTGTGTACCTATCTACCAATATAATAAAACAggattaatatatttattgataaaCATGTGACGCTTTCTTTAAACGACACATGTCATATTAAGTTTATCTAAATTATAGTATCTAAtttataattactaaaataaagAACTTTAATGCACATGATGTAGTAGTTGccttaaataataaattatgttgtaatttaaTTGTAATACATCTATATCTAAAAGATCCATAATTTAATCTCTCTAAACAAGATCCATGAAAACTTTTTAAAGATTATGATTATCTTGGAGGGATCCTATCTAAAAGACCCAAACTATAGCTactacatacttttttttatcattgaAACGGAGCGGAGGAAAAAGAACATAGGTAGATATATGCTATAATTgttcataaaagaatttgaattcGATTAGtaagaatttttaaaatatcattaatatatttttaaatatattattattattaattattgttattaaaatacaaataggttttttttattaatgaatttaTAGAGTCACGTGTCAATCAAAGAAGATtgcaatcatgttttagtttatctACGACTAGAGGATATACTGGTGAGTTCTTTCTATTCTATATCTACTGTTACAGGATGTATTGATGAGATCTTTctattttttctctttgttattattattggtattagtattagtatacaATATATACTATTATAACGTTTACTTATTTTAGATCTATTGTTAGAAAATATCATTGTTAAactttttcaaatcttttttcttggttattattattggtAAATTGGTTATTATAAGTATAATATTGTAATTATGCGAAAGTTTGATCTGCGTTTCCTTCGGAATCATATTGGTTTTCATGAATTAATATCTTCTTTGTGTTTCTTTGAAACAATATTGTGGATTTtcataaaatacaaattttttcaGTCTTTTTTATAACAGCtgtgttttatttattgctaATAATTGTATCCATAAAACtcaattatacatatagatatgtTATGACTTTGTAGGTTCGGATTCAGTAAATAGGTTTTTATAGATTTATTTAATAGTAGATGACTAGATGGGTTCAGTTGTTTACATAATCAAAAGCATGTTTAATCTAAATCTCATGTTATATGCTGGTTATATGTTATGAGTATAATTTTTTGATGGTACTGATCAAATATAATGGATACATACCGTATACATGTTTCAACTTGCATTTCAATTGTAAATAAGATAATGaacatttaaatataaatagttatgAGTCAACTGTATtattactagtatatatatacacactcatATTTATGAAGATGAAAAATGTGGAGTAGAGGAAATATAGGATAGTATGTGAATATACATACAAACGTATGGACATCCCCAAGTAGTCCCCATATTCGGACTCCGACCTTTTCATTGGTCAAATTTTGTTGGGTAAcgtatttttaatttcaaattacCCATGCTTGGATCGAGGTAAGACATGAAGATTTCTTGAATCGAATTAATATGATCAGTCTTTATCCGAAACaagtttttgataaatttatagtAAGTTTAACATCAAATTAACCCGACCGAAAGAAAGCTTACATGTTTCATAGCCTTCTTCGATCCCTTCCAAGGTAATTTCCTCATTGGAAATTAGGAGAGGTACCTAATTGTttgtatcaatatatatatatgcatatagcATCATAATATGATGAATCATCCGGCCAGAGGGCGAGGCAATCCAAATGAAAGCAATGCCTATCATGTCCATAACAATAGCAACGAAAGCTCGTCATCTGCAAACAATACACCGGCCTTGAGGCCCCATACAGGAGGGGATATCCGATGGGAAGCAATACATTCCATTATTGCAAGGGATCGACAAATAGGGATTAGCCATTTCAGACTATTGAAGAGACTCGGGTATGGAGATATAGGGAGCGTGTATCTTGTTGAACTTAATGGGACAAACACCTTCTTTGCCATGAAAATTATGGACAAGGCTTCATTAGCTAGTCGAAACAAGATTTTACGAGCTCAAACTGAAAGGGAGATTCTTGGTCTTCTTGATCACCCATTTTTGCCTACTCTTTATTCTTACTTTGAGACGGACAAACACTATTGCTTGGTTATGGAATTCTGCAGCGGTGGAAACCTCCATGCGCTTAGACAAAAGCAACCCACAAAGCATTTTACAGAAGAAGCAACAAGGTTTGTATCACAGTGGTGGAACCAGGATTCGAAGTGACCCGtaacacaaattttttttaccacTAGCCTTGTATTGTCGTAAAGTACCAACAAGGCtagattattataatttttagcaattttaagatttttttggttgtttttaaCGGTTTTTAAGAGTTTTATTTTGGCATTTTCATACTTTCCATTTCTTATTTAGATGCACAAGTatgtatttataagttttattgttagaaaaatctttttaaagtttagagtTAATTAGTTATATTGACCGGCATATTACTTTGACCTATAGCACTCATAAAGATTACATCACTTTCAAAAACAAATTACACTACGTCAATTTAGCGGACCCGTAGCCCGGGCTACCCCTAATTATAATGTGGTTCCGCCTATGCTGTATCACATTTTTGCTAATTTTCTTGGTGAAATATGATTTATTCAATCTCTCGATTCGTTTTCAGGTTCTTTGCATCACAAGTATTATTGGCACTTGAATACCTACACATGTTAGGGATCGTATACCGGGATCTAAAACCAGAAAATGTACTTGTTAGAGATGAAGGTCATATCATGCTCTCGGATTTTGACCTTTCCCTTCGTTGCTCCGTCAACCCAACTCTAGTCAAGTCATCGTCAACACACAGTATCAACAATCTAGGTGCCAATGGTGGAGGCGGTAATGGAGGGAGTGGGCATGGTGGTACTCATACGGATGATGACAATGTCGTGCATACTAGTAGTAATCAAGCATCAAACTTTTTCCCAAGAATCTTGCCTtcaaagaaaaaccgaaaatcaaaatcagattttgGCGTTCTCGTTGGAGGACCACTGCCTGAGCTAATGGCTGAACCGACTAACGTGAAGTCAATGTCATTTGTTGGCACCCATGAGTATTTAGCCCCTGAAATCATACGTGGAGAAGGTCATGGGAGCGCAGTAGATTGGTGGACATTTGGTATATTTTTATACGAGTTATTACATGGGACTACACCATTCAAAGGACAAGGGAATAAGGCTACATTATTTAACGTAGTTGGGCAACCATTAAGGTTTCCTGAAAGTCCCCAAATAAGCCACAACGCTCGTGATCTGATAAAGGGTTTGTTGGTAAAGGAACCTCAGAAGAGAATTGCATATAGAAGAGGTGCAACGGAGATTAAGCAACATCCGTTTTTTGAAGGTGTGAACTGGGCACTTGTAAGGAGTGCTCATCCACCACATGTACCTGAACCTATTGATTTCAGCCAATTCGCAAGTAAAGACAGAAGCCATTCAGCTGAAAAGAAGGTGTCTGGGAATAAAAAGAGTAGTTCTAATGATCCTTATGGAAACTTTGAGTATTTCTAGTAATCGCTACAAGAGGATTATACAAATGAATACCAACTTCAGCCATTGATCGGtggaaaagaatatatatacatacatacacatacatatgtagtaccttttcttcattttgtttttgACCCGGAATCTGTATCAAACACAAAGATTAGTGCCTTGTTAAGTtgtatatcaaattatcaactttagatgattttgttaagtttacAATCACCCCTCTTCATACTTTAGGATAACCTCCTCTACCTCTAATCGCAAGCACAGTCACTATCACTACAAGAATTTTGGCTTTAGGAGACCAACAAGTTATTGTCGTCTCCAAAagtcactaaaagacaaaaaaaagttgctttttgacttttttggtCAAAAAAATTTTCGATACGACAATGTCGTCCTTAAGTCGTCtccaaagaaaatatataattacatttttatCTACTTTTAATgccaaaaaagaataaaaaaatattaacctTTTATTGTCGTCTCCAAATGTTTTTTCagaataattttgattttttttggttCCCTTCAACGAAAAAAATTTCCCTCTAAACTTTTGGAGACGACATTGTCGTCTCCAAATATTTTccccaaatattttttttctttgcttcCCGCCGGATTGAATAAATGTCCCGCCAAACATTTCGAGACGACAATGTCGTCTCCAAAAAAAATTccccttaaattttttaatttatcttttgCCTCCATACTTAAAAAAATTCCTCCAAACTTTTGGAGACGACATTGCGTCTCCAaagaaagttttcaaaaaataagtctttttgattacttttaaatgtgaaaaagaatatcacaattaattaaaaatccaTGTGAAATCATTTGGAGACGACAATGTCGTTGCCAAAAGTTTTACAcacatattatacatatattttctgTATATCCATAATATATCGTTAAACACTTAatagtatttatatattatacatagaattttaatttatatatattgattaaccTCTTTAAACAATGTTATTAATATactatatcatatttaattatataaaatctaatatgctatatatgtttatatatagatatctttcttgttatatatacatgtatacataTAATTCATTCATATAAGTCATGTATACATTAACATATACTAAATGTGTGTACGTAGGTAGTATATATGTAGCGGGCATGAGTTTTTTgtgatatatatgtgaaaatgaTGACTTATTGAGGATGAGTTCTATATAATGTGAGCTATAAATACTAAGACAATTCATGAgccatatataaaaatacctATAAGTCCTAAATATATGTACGTAGTGTAACACTATCTATTTAGGGCAAGAGGCCAATTGACTTTGAGCTAAACCGAATCTAAGTTGTGTGGGTCAGTAAGCCCATACGAGACATTAAACGAGGCTTAAGACGCAATAGACTCACTCAACGGAAAGACGAACACATATGACCCATCGACACAATTGATGAACGTATTGGGCTAAATAGACCCAAGTACACATACATTTAGATGCACTACATATATGTACGTAtgtagttatattatatttacaaaCATACGATTAAGGGGCAAAGGGCCTAATAGGTTCAAGTGAAAGAAGAACACATATGGGTCGTTTGACCGTTGATACAATTGGTGAATGCATTGGACCAATAGGGCTAAATACACAAGTTATATACATACTTGAACCGTTAGGTTTAAATGAACACATAATTGACCCAATATGACCATTCGAGCGAAAGAAGAACACATATTGGCCGTTTGGCCTGTTTATATAATTGGTGAACGTATTGGGCCAATAGGCCCAAAAACACAAGTTATATACATAATTGAGTCGTTAGGTCTAAACGATTACATAATTGGCCTAATAGGTCATTCGAGTGAGTGACGAACATATACGGCTCATCTGGTCTATCTATACACAATTAGACataacaaatattttgtttaataagcCAAATAATAAAATGAACATTAGAAATAATACTGGTGAAAGGTAAACGACaacatctatatatgtatacatacattCATACTTATTGATGAATCGAGTTGTGGTGACATACTTGACTCGTTAGACCAAACATATAATTGAGAAATATTTTATAGATACACAAGATCGGccttttagttttcatttttcttttcaaatgagTATTGTAATTAACAATGacaataataaacataaatataactACTAGcaatttttatagaaaaataaagatattaataaatctatactatattataataaaatagccccttttatttttagaagtgttgaaaatatgtaatattttgacTTAGCACCCcgtaaaatatttcaacatacactaccccataacattaatgattaatttacactacaaatcctttattctttaatatattttcgttaaccatttacatcaattatccacaccactcgacgccgtctccgccaccaacactcggccccctactacaacggcattgtcataacaaatattttttaaataacttaaatattaaatataaacataagaTAACATtaataactataactattattgatatcaaaataaaatattaataataaactattaatatagatatattaataataattaaaagtggTGAGAAATAAAGGAAAGAAAGTGGCGGCAGATCTAGATCTCCATCTTCATTACCATCAAAACTTTGTTTCACCCCAAATAAACCCTCTCCTGCAATTCAATGCAAGGAACCTAATAAACGACCGTTCCACCACCTATCTTCGGTTACAACCCTCCAACCaccacttcttcttcctcttccttCTTCCGTCATTTGCCGCTGCAACCCACCATAGtatccaccgccgccgccgccgccgttTGTTTACCTTTTTCTTGTAAGGTTTTTATATTTAGTGGTATAAATAAGAATTTtctttgttattgttgttattaactTTGTTATCCTTTTTCTTCATAAGCTTCCTTTATTTACATCTTATGTGTATGAGTATGTATATATCATTGTTcatatataatgtatgtatgCCTTGTATAAATGATTATATGCCTTGTATCCATGTATTGATTAACGAGTTGCATATgtacattaatatgattttgaATGCTAATTAATCTGATATGATTTTGAATGCTAATTAATTTGTATGTACACACTACATAGTAATGTCAATTGATAAGAGTTGGACTACTTCAATTGATCGCGAGTCTGATGAATTTTGGTATGGTCTCACCGCATTTATCGAGAGGTGTAAAGACTACATAAATGACTACGGTAGATGTAGATGCCCATGTAATGACTGTGATAACCTTACTTGGCTGGAGTTACCAGACATAGAAAGGCACATACAAGAATTTGGTTGGTGCAGAACATACACGACTTGGACGTGGCATGGCGAACCACTG
The Erigeron canadensis isolate Cc75 chromosome 2, C_canadensis_v1, whole genome shotgun sequence DNA segment above includes these coding regions:
- the LOC122589247 gene encoding serine/threonine-protein kinase AGC1-7-like, which translates into the protein MMNHPARGRGNPNESNAYHVHNNSNESSSSANNTPALRPHTGGDIRWEAIHSIIARDRQIGISHFRLLKRLGYGDIGSVYLVELNGTNTFFAMKIMDKASLASRNKILRAQTEREILGLLDHPFLPTLYSYFETDKHYCLVMEFCSGGNLHALRQKQPTKHFTEEATRFFASQVLLALEYLHMLGIVYRDLKPENVLVRDEGHIMLSDFDLSLRCSVNPTLVKSSSTHSINNLGANGGGGNGGSGHGGTHTDDDNVVHTSSNQASNFFPRILPSKKNRKSKSDFGVLVGGPLPELMAEPTNVKSMSFVGTHEYLAPEIIRGEGHGSAVDWWTFGIFLYELLHGTTPFKGQGNKATLFNVVGQPLRFPESPQISHNARDLIKGLLVKEPQKRIAYRRGATEIKQHPFFEGVNWALVRSAHPPHVPEPIDFSQFASKDRSHSAEKKVSGNKKSSSNDPYGNFEYF